The Thermocrinis ruber genomic sequence TTGGTTATGAGCCCGCATACGGTGCAAGACCTCTCAAAAGGACTATTCAAAGATACTTGGAAAATCCGTTGGCGGACAAGATCATAAGAGGAGAGATCAAAGAAGGAGATAGGGTGCGCGTGGATTATTCCGATGGAAACTTTGTCTTTGTTAAGGTATAATGTTAGCCATGTATGACGTGATCATTGTAGGTGGAGGAGCGAGTGGTTTAGCCTGTGCCCTCACCTTAGCTTCTTCAAGAGGAAGGAATTGGGACTGGGCAGAAGGTAGAACTTATCTGGTATTTGACACGGGCAAATCGGACCTACGCAAGGCATATCTGAAGAATGTACCGGGCGTCCAACCCATAGCTGGCACTCAGCTTCTGGAGGTTATAAGGGAACAGATAGAGGACTGGGGCGGTGTGGAGTTCTCCGAGGAAAAAGTAGTTGAGATAAAAAAAGAGGGAGAAATTTACAAGGTATATACAGAAACAGGTAAAGAGTACAGTGCCAAGTATGTGGTTTTGGCTGGAGGCTTTAAGGAATTTTCCATAAAGGGCTTGGAGCTTGAAGTGGGGGAAAATCCCAAATCTCCAAAACCGGGAAGGGTTATGATAAAGCACAAAGATTTTGAGGCGATGCCAAACCTCTTTGTGGTGGGCACATTGGCAGGCCTTAGTTCCCACTTTACCTCCTGCGCGGGTTCCGGTGTAGAGGTTGCCATAGAAATCCTGTCTCGTATGGCGGGCAAAAGGATCGTGATCCACGACGTGCCACAGGATTGAAAAGATTACTTCCTCTTCTTTTAACTTTAATCTTCCTTTCCCTCCTTTTTTACTTTCTTCCACCCAAGGAAATTCTCTCCCTCCTTGCGGAGGTTTCCTTAAAGGACTTCCTTTGGGCAAGCCTTTTTTATGGGCTGAGCCATCTTAGCAGAAGCCTGAGGTGGAAGATCCTTCTTAAGGAGCTTTCTTTCTTCCAGTGCTTTTTAATAAACAGCGCAAATGTATTTTTGAACAACCTATTACCTGCAAGAACTGGAGAGTTAAGCTGGTTTTACTACTCAAAACGTTTAGGTGTGAGTCTTCAAAAATCTGTGGGGATTTTTCTGTGGGGTAGGATTTTAGACCTTATTGCCCTCTTTGTGCTTTTAACCTTTTTTTATGCCCTTCATAGAGGAGATTTTAGATTTTACATATTATCCCTTTTTTTAT encodes the following:
- a CDS encoding flippase-like domain-containing protein, which translates into the protein MKRLLPLLLTLIFLSLLFYFLPPKEILSLLAEVSLKDFLWASLFYGLSHLSRSLRWKILLKELSFFQCFLINSANVFLNNLLPARTGELSWFYYSKRLGVSLQKSVGIFLWGRILDLIALFVLLTFFYALHRGDFRFYILSLFLFFISLFIHIPVSKFKNFKGNLLTSTFASSLSVISSLLKFLSLILLLGLVPSVELFLGFLGGELSSVLPIHSFGGLGTYELSFSLPQKFFGESLKEGMKVAFVFHSFLLLSSALYGLIALYFLHRR
- a CDS encoding FAD-dependent oxidoreductase; translated protein: MYDVIIVGGGASGLACALTLASSRGRNWDWAEGRTYLVFDTGKSDLRKAYLKNVPGVQPIAGTQLLEVIREQIEDWGGVEFSEEKVVEIKKEGEIYKVYTETGKEYSAKYVVLAGGFKEFSIKGLELEVGENPKSPKPGRVMIKHKDFEAMPNLFVVGTLAGLSSHFTSCAGSGVEVAIEILSRMAGKRIVIHDVPQD